From the genome of Thermosynechococcus sp. NK55a:
GACCAATGAAATCCCAGGTCCTTAGCGGTGGGGAGACAAATCGCCCCCAAGGTGCGCGCCGTTGCCTGTTCTATTTCGGTGAGGGGTTCGAGGTAGCTGGGGGTAGGGACAGGCTCTGGTTTCGCTAGGCTTGACCAGTTGCGCCAAAAGGGGGAATAGACGGTGTAGGGCTGTCCTTGTTGAGTTTGTATAGCCTCTGGGGGATGCAGGAGTTGATCCCAAGCGGTTTCCACAGCAATACCTTTTTCTTTGAGGGCAGCAGCCACTGCGCGATCGCGCCCCCGTCCATAGGGTTCCACATCCTCATGCCAGTGCACCGCCACTGCCCCTAAACCACTGGCCACTTGGGGCAGAATCTGACGCGGGTCACCACGAAAAATTAAAAAGCTCCCCCCAAGTCGCTGATAGGCCTCCTGCAGAGCCTGTAGGCAACCAACAAGGTAGGCTACCCGCACTGCGGCAATGTCTGAGGCGCTGAGAATCGCGGGGTCAAAACAGAAAAGACCAACCACTTTGGGGGTACGGGTGTGGGCAGCAGCCAAGCCCAGGTTGTCATTGAGGCGCAGATCGCGACGATGCCAAAACAGGCGTAGGCTCATGGTCAGTCAATCCTAAAAACAGGATTAAGGATCCTAGATAACCTAGACAATCTAGAAAATAGCGCCGATGCAGGCGTTGGTTGCGGCCTTCAGTTCTGGAGGTGCATTATCGGGGGTCATTTGCTGAAATTGCCCATAGGTCATTTTTTCTTGGAGGTGGTTAATGAGGCAAGTGCAGTAGCGATCGCCGCGATCGCGAAAACCGGGAGGGGCTTGCGCCGCAAATTTGGCTTGACACTCCTGCATAAAGACTGCGATCGCCTCTGGGGGATAAGTCGCCGCTGGCGTTTGTTGGGCAAGGAGCGGCAAACTCAGCGCGCTAAGCGCGTTAATGCTCACAAAAGCAATTAATAGTTTGGAAAGGGCCATGGCGGCAACCCCTGCAAGTAATCACTAAGCCAATTCTGGCAAACCGCTTCCTGTTGTCGCTGCTCCTTCAAAGTTTTGTTGAGTTGCGGATGAAGCCATAGACAAGAATGCTACCTTTTCCTATACTTGTGTTCTATCGTTTTGCGTGCCCAGTCATCGGCAAAGGAGGCTCTCATTTCTGAACCACTTGCCCTCACCCAAAGTCTAAGGGGAACCCGTGAGATTCGCGATAACTATCAGGTTTTTCGCCTGACGGGTCTCATTGATGCATTTTCAGAGTCAGCCTTTCGCAAGGTGATTAGTAAGTGTTTTGACGATGGGCCTGCCAACGTCATCCTCGATCTTTCAAAAATTGAATTTATTGACAGCTCTGGCCTTGGCATCCTAGTCCAACTGGCCAAAAAAGCCCAGGAACGCCAGGGGCAACTACAAATTGTCACCAATCCCCGTGTCACCCAAACCGTTAAACTGGTTCGCCTAGAAAATTTCTTGTCTCTTCAGCCAGATCTGGCGACAGCGATCGCCAAAATCAGTGGCGAATCCCCCTCGCAATAAAGCTGTGCTGGGCGTGGTAAAACCAAGGGGGGTGCCCGTATTGAACAATCATGCTTGACTTTGGTGAACTGTTACCCCTGCAACCCCCCAAGATTCCCGCCCACCAGCTCCCCCCAGCAGCTTTAGCCTACTTTGGCGATGCAGTTTATGAACTCTTTATTCGGCTACTTTTTTTGACCCCCCCCAACGCATTAACGCCTACCACCGCCAAGTGGTGGATCACGTGCGTGCCGAAAGCCAAGCCCGTTACATGGACTTTCTTTGGGAATATTGCACAGAAACTGAACGTGCCATTTTCCGCCAAGGTCGCAATGCTGCTGCCGATGGCCCCAAGCGAGTCACTGCAAAAATTTACCGCCAAGCCACTGGCTTTGAAGCCCTACTTGGGTACCTTTACCTCACCAATCCGCAACGCCTACAGGAAATTTTTCAACTCCTTGCAGGTCACATCCGCAGTGAAGTTGAAAACAAGAGACCCGCAACAGAATCCCCCAGTGAAATGTAACCACTGCGTGATAGGATGCTTAGTGGCCAGTTTAAGGCATCCTCGGATGCTCCATATTCTGCTGTGACCTTCCTGACCCTGTAGCTCCAACCGTTTCCCATTCCTCAAAAAAGGAGGGGTCAATGGTGGAGTTTTACCAACTCTGTCGTGAATTATTTACGACAACCCTCGTCCTTATGGCGATCGCCTTTGGAGCGGTTTGGCTGATTTATGGCCTTAACACAGCGTTGAATTACCTTTTGGGGGCAAGTGCCAGCCTAATCTACTTGCGGCTCTTAGCCCGTAGTGTGGAGCGCCTAGGCAACGACCAGAAAAAGCTGGGAAAAGCGCAGCTTCTTGTCGTCGTGGTTGTGATGATTGTGGCAGCCCGTTGGCAAGCGCTACAGATTATTCCAGTCTTCTTGGGGTTCTTAACCTACAAAGCTGCCCTTCTGGTTCATTTGTTGCGTGGGATTTTGCCCTCTCCTTAACACTGGCCCACTGTAATGCTTAAACAAGCGAGCGCGGAGGCATGATGCCTTTGATAGACCTTTGGACAGCTCTTCCCCTTGCCAAGCTGGAGGTGGGACATCACTTCTACTGGTACATTGGCAATCTGAGAGTTCACGGCCAAGTCTTCATTACCACTTGGTTTGTGATGGCCGTTCTCATCGCGGTGGCCTTTGCGGCCTCGCGGAATATTCAGCGGGTACCCAGTGGTATCCAAAACCTGATGGAATACGCACTGGAATTTATCCGTGACTTGACCAAAAGTCAAATGGGTGAGCACGAGTACCGAGCTTGGGTTCCCTTCGTAGGGACACTGTTCCTGTTCATTTTTGTTTGTAACTGGTCAGGGGCACTGGTACCGTGGAAACTCATTGAACTGCCAGAAGGGGAGCTAGCAGCACCCACCAATGACATCAATACCACCGTGGCCTTGGCGTTGCTGGTCTCCTTGGCCTATTTCTATGCCGGGCTCCGCAAGCGGGGGCTGAAGTATTTCACCAAGTACATTGAGCCAACGCCCGTCCTACTTCCCATCGCCATCTTGGAAGACTTCACAAAACCTCTTTCCCTGAGCTTCCGTCTTTTTGGCAACATCTTAGCGGACGAACTGGTGGTGAGTGTCTTGGTGTTGCTGGTACCGTTGTTTGTACCCTTGCCTGTGATGGTTTTGGGCCTGTTTACCAGTGCCATTCAGGCTCTTGTGTTTTCGACCCTCGCAGCCACCTACATCGGGGAGGCGATGGAGGGTCATGGGGGTGATCACGAAGCGGCCCACTCCTAAAAACTCCTAAAAGGGGTACATCCCCTGCTATTGTGATCTCTGGAAATTTTGTTTTGTCCTACTACGTCTCGAGGAAATCAACTATGAATCCCTTAATTGCTTCTGCTTCCGTTTTGGCTGCTGCTTTGGCAATTGGTTTGGCATCACTGGGTCCTGGGCTTGCCCAAGGGAATGCCTCTGGTCAGGCTCTAGAAGGCATTGCACGCCAACCCGAAGCAGAAGGTAAAATTCGCGGTACCTTGCTGCTGAGTTTAGCCTTCATGGAGTCCCTGACCATCTACGGTCTGGTGATTGCGCTGGTGCTCCTGTTTGCCAACCCCTTTGCATCCTAATTCACCCCAGTGGGGGAGGCTTGGCTGAGCTTTCCCCCAATCCCCCATTCTGGAGAGGCTGATGTTTGATTTTGATGCCACCCTACCCCTGATGGCTCTGCAATTCTTAATCTTGACCGTTATTTTGAATGCACTGCTGTACAAGCCTTTGGGTCAGGCGCTGGACAATCGGGATGAGTATATCCGAACCAACTTGCAGCAGGCTAAGGAGCGGTTGCAACAGGCCACTGAGCTGGCTCAACAATATGAGCAGGAATTGGCCAGTACCCGTCGCCAAGCCCAAGCCTTGATTGAAGAGGCCAAAGCTGAGGCACAGAAAATTGCCACCGCCGAAATTGCCGAAGCACAGCAGGCTGTGCAAGCAGAGTTACTCAAGCTTCAAGCAGAGATTGATGAGCAAAAGCAGGTGACACTGCAGGCACTGGAGGGCCAAGTTGCCAGCTTGAGTGAGCAGTTATTAGCGAAGTTACTGGCCTAGGAGTGTGGGTCATGGACGCAGTATTTTTATTGGCAACGGAAGAGGTGGGGCATTTTGGCATTAACACCAATTTGCTCGAAACTAATGTGATCAACCTTGCCATCCTTATTGGGGTGTTGGTGTATTTTGGCCGCGGTGTACTTGGCAAAACCTTGGGCGATCGCCAGAAACAAATTGCCACAGCCATTGCCGAGGCAGAAGAACGCCAGAAAGTGGCGGCAGCCCGCCTCGCCGAAGCGCAGCAAAAGCTGACTCAGGCTAAACAGGAGGCACAACGCATTCGCGAGGAGGCTCTTGCCCGTGCAAAGGCTGCCAAGGAAGAAATCATTGCCCAAGCCAAGCGGGAAATTGAGCGCTTGAAGGAAACTGCTTCCCAAGATACCAGTGCTGCCACTGAGCGGGCGATCGCTGAAATTCGTGAGCGGATTGCCGCTATGGCACTGGCAGAGGCAGAAAACCAACTGAAAGCACGGTTGAGCCAAAATCCAGACCTTCAGCGCACCCTTGTTGATCGCAGTATTGCCCTACTAGGAGGCAAATGATGCAGACCACCGTCCGTGGTGAAGTTGTTGAACCCTATGCCGAGGCGCTGCTGTCGTTGGCGCAAGCCCACAACCTCATTGATCAGTTTCAGCAGGACACGCAATTGATTTTGGAACTGCTTGCCAGTTCCAGTGAACTGCAACAGTTTCTCGCGAATCCCCTGATTAAGCCTGAGGCCAAAAAGAATGTGCTGCGGCAGTTGACAGTGGATAAGGTGCACGGCTATTTCCTCAACTTCCTAATGTTGCTCGTGGATCGGCGGCGAATTAACTTTCTCGGTTCCATTTGTGAGCAGTACCGTGCCCTGGTGCGCAAACTCCGCAATGTGGCCTTGGCGGAAGTGACCAGTGTCGTCGAACTCAATGACGATCAACGCCGTGCAGTGGTCGAGAAGGTCAAAACCATAACCGGTGCTGCCGATGTAGAGCTTGTCACTGCCTGTGATCCTGAACTGATTGGTGGCGTGGTCATTAAAGTTGGCTCCCAAATCTTTGATGCCAGCCTGCGGGGTCAACTCCGCCGCCTCAGTGTCACCTTGGCGCAAGCCGCCTAATATCCTCTTTGTAAACTGTTCAACCCTTGAGAGCGACTTCTATGGTAAGTATCCGACCCGACGAAATCAGTAGCATTATTCGCCAGCAAATCGAGCAGTACGAACAGTCGATCAAAGTCGATAATGTCGGTACTGTCTTGCAGGTGGGCGATGGGATTGCCCGTGTCTATGGCCTCGACAAGGTGATGGCCTCCGAATTGGTGGAATTTGAAGATGGCACCGTGGGGATTGCCCTCAACCTCGAAGAGGATAATGTGGGGGTGGTGCTGATGGGCGATGGCCTCGGCATCGAAGAAGGCAGTACTGTGCGTGCTACTGGGAAAATTGCCTCGATTCCCGTGGGTGAAGCGGCCATTGGTCGGGTTGTGGATGCGCTGATGCGCCCCATTGATGGCAAAGGGGAGATCCACACAACGCAAACTCGCCTGATTGAATCTCCCGCACCCGGTATTGTCCAGCGCAAATCTGTGTGTGAGCCGTTGCAAACGGGGATTACCGCCATTGACGCTATGATTCCCATTGGTCGCGGTCAGCGGGAACTGATCATTGGCGATCGCCAGACAGGGAAAACGGCTGTTGCCATTGACACGATCTTGAACCAAAAGGGCCAAGACGTGATTTGCGTCTATGTAGCCATTGGTCAAAAAGCCTCCAGCGTTGCCCAAGTGGTGAACGTGCTGCGGGAGCGGGGGGCGCTGGACTACACGATTGTAATTGCCGCCAACGCCAGTGATCCAGCGGCTTTGCAGTATCTTGCCCCCTACACCGGGGCCACGATTGCTGAGTACTTCATGTACCAAGGTAAGCACACCCTCGTTGTCTATGACGACCTCTCCAAACAGGCTCAAGCCTATCGGCAAATGTCGCTACTCCTGCGTCGTCCCCCCGGTCGCGAAGCCTATCCTGGGGATGTGTTCTACTTGCACTCCCGCTTGCTAGAGCGGGCGGCCAAGCTCAACGATGCCCTTGGTGGTGGCAGCATGACAGCACTGCCGGTGGTTGAAACCCAAGCCGGTGACGTGTCTGCCTACATTCCCACCAACGTCATTTCCATTACCGACGGTCAAATCTTCCTCTCCTCTGACCTCTTCAACGCTGGCTTGCGTCCTGCCATCAACGCGGGGATTTCCGTGTCGCGGGTGGGTTCCGCTGCTCAAATCAAAGCCATGAAACAGGTGGCCGGGAAACTGAAGCTGGAGTTGGCGCAGTTTGATGAACTGCAGGCCTTTGCCCAATTTGCCTCCGACTTGGATAAAGCCACCCAAAACCAACTGGCCCGGGGTCAGCGCCTGCGGGAAATCCTCAAGCAGCCTCAATATTCGCCCATTCCTGTGGAGTACCAAGTGGCAACCATCTATGCAGGTACCAATGGCTACCTTGACGATATCCCCGTTGAGGCAGTGGCCAAGTTTGTTGCCGGTCTGCGCGATTACCTGCACACCAATAAGCCAGAATACGGTGAGATTATCCGCACCACCCAAAAACTGGATGAAAAGGCTGAAGCCCTGCTGAAGGCGGCGATCGCTGAGTACAAAGCTGCCTTTAGTGCCTAAGCATCACCTTACTTAGATCACGATCAACAGATCAAGATCAACAAATCAACAATGACTTGAACCTGCCCTCCACCAAGGGTAGGTTTTTTTGTCAATAGCCAATGTGGCGCTAGCTGGTAGCGGGTTAGAGAAAAAGGAGTATCAAAAATCATTGCAGTTTCGTTAATGAGGACCCCTTAGCTTTGTATTCTCTCTTACACTGAGGATCCGCGGACAAACCTTTATCAAGGAGTTCTGTAGTGCGTGTCGTTGTCATGGCCGGTGGGAGTGGCACTCGCTTACGCCCCCTCACCTGCGATCTACCCAAACCCATGGTACCGGTGGTCAATCGTCCCATTGCCGAGCATATTCTCAATCTCCTGCGCCGCCATAGCCTTGATGATGTGGTCATGACATTGCACTATCTCCCCGATATCGTGCGGGACTATTTTGGCGATGGGAATGAGTTTGGGGTGCACCTGAGCTATGTCGTTGAAGAAGAGCAGCCCCTTGGCACGGCCGGTTCGGTGAAAAACATTGCCAATTTGTTAACGGATCCGTTTTTAGTAGTCAGTGGCGATAGCATTACCGATGTCGATTTAACCGATGCCCTGCGTTTTCACCAGCAGCACGGTGCTCCCGTAACCCTGATCCTTGCCCGCGTGCCTCAGCCAAAGGAGTTTGGCATTGTCTTTACTGATAGCGATGGCCGCGTGCGGCGGTTTCTCGAGAAGCCCTCAGCAGCGGAAGTCTTTACAGATACAGTCAATACGGGTATCTACATCCTCAGCCCCACAGTTATGGATTACCTTAGTAGCGGCATCGAGCGGGATTTTTCGCGGGATTTGTTCCCATTGCTGTTGCAGGCGGATGTGCCGATGTATGGCTATATCACTGATGCCTACTGGTGCGATGTCGGCAGTCTCCAAACCTACCAACAGGTGCAACAGGATGCCCTCTATGGCCGAGTGCACTTGGAAATTCAGGGGCACGAAGTTCAGCCGCAAATTTGGGTAGGCCACAACACCCCATTGCCGCAAACGGTTCAGCTACAGGCGCCACTCGTCTTGGGCAATAACTGCCGCTTTGGTGCGGGGGTCACCCTTGGGGCGGGAACGGTCTTGGGGGATAACGTGATTATTGGCAATGGCAGTCGGTTGCGTTCAGTGGTGGCTTGGCATGGCTGCTTTATTGGGGATGACAGTGAACTGGAGCATTGCATCTTAGCTCGCTATGTCCATGTTGATCGCCATGTAACACTACAGGAAGGAGTGATTATTGGCAGTCGCTGTGTGGTGGGGGAGGAAGCCAGCCTGAGTCAGGGAGTGCGGATCTGGCCAGGAAAACGTATTGAAGCGGGTGCAATTGTCAATGAAAGCCTGATCTGGGGCACAACAGGGCAGCGCTATCTCTTTGGGCAGCGGGGAGTGGCCGGCGTGGCCAATGTAGACATTACACCGGAGTTTGCCGTGCGGCTGGCGGCAGCCTATGCCTCCATTCTTGAGCCCGGAACCAGTGTGCTCGTGTCGCGAGATCAGCGAAATGTATCGCGGATGGTGTCCCATGCCCTAATGTCGGGTTTGATGTCGGTGGGGATTCATGTCCTCAATTTGGAGGCGATCGCCCTGCCGATTGCCCGGTTTGCCGCCCAAACCCTTTCAGTTAGTGGGGGAATTCATGTGCGCGCCCATCCCGATCGCGCCGATCAGCTTTTGATTGAGTTTTTTGATCACAAAGGCATCAACCTCAGTAAAGCCAAAGAGCGGCAAATCGAAACCGCCTACTTCCGCGAAGAGATTCGCCGTGCCCTACTGATGGATGTCGGTGTCATGACCCATCCCAACAACTGCGTGGCCGCCTATGCCCAAGGCTTTGAAAAGTGGCTGAATACGAAACTGTTTTATGGCAACCCCGCCAAAATTGTTATTGACTATGCCTATGCCGTTTCTGGGGTCGTCTTGCCCCAGATCCTCAGTAAGTTTGGCTGCGATGCCGTTGTTCTCAATGCCACCCTCCACCCCACTCCCCTAAATATTCTCGAGCGACAGCGCCTCCTGCGGGAACTAGGACAGGTGGTGACAGCACTTTCTGCAAGTTTAGGGGTGCAAGTCTCCGCCAATGGCGAACGGTTGACCTTGGTGGACAATGCCGGTCAGGTTTTCAGTGATCAAGAACTCACGGCCTTGATGACCTACTTGACCCTCTTGACCCATCCGGGGGGCACCATCGTGGTGCCGGTCACAACCTCTAGTGCCGTGGAGGCGATCGCCCGCCAGCAGGGAGGGCACATTATCCGCAGTCGTACCAACCCGACTGATCTCATGGAAGCCTGCCAACACCACAGCAGCGTTGTCCTAGGGGGGTCCGCAGAAACCGGTTTCATCTTCCCGCAACTGCATCCGGGATTTGATGCCATGTTTACAATCGCCACCCTGCTCGAACTGCTGGCACTGATTGGTAAGCCCCTCACAGTCATACGCCAAGAACTGCCCCGCGTCCACTACTATCACCGCCCAATTCGCTGTCCTTGGCTTGCCAAGGGGTCATTGATGCGCCACTTAGTGGAAACCCATCCCCGCAACCATTTAAGTCTCATTGATGGCGTCAAAATTGGTGAACCCAATACTGACCATTGGGTACTGATTCTGCCCGATGCCAGTGAGCCACTGGTACACCTCTACGTGAATAGTCCTGATGCCCCTTGGAGTGAGCAGATGCTGCAACGCTATAGCCGCCGCATTGAAGAGTTTGCCCGCTTGGAACCTCTCTCAGATGCCACAATAAAGATGTAACCCAAATCCCGTAGAATCAGGGAAAATTTTTCGTACGTTAGGCACAATGGTGGTTTTGAAAACGGAGAAAACCCAAGGGAGCTTGAGCGATAAATTGCGGGGAATTGTCCGTTGGTGGTCAGAATTCAAGATTCAAACCCGCCTCATGGCCACAGCAACCCTCGTGGTCTCCATCATCATGAGTGGCCTCACCTTCTGGGCGGTGAACACGATTCAAACCAATGCCCACCTCAATGACACCCGCTATGGTCGCGATTTAGGGTTACTCCTAGCCGCTGATGTGGCGCCCCTTGTGGCCAAAGGGGATACCGCCGCTGTTGCTGAATTTTCCCGCAAATTCTATGAGCGCAGTGCCAGTATTCGCTACATCCTCTATGCGGATCCCGACGGAGAAATTTACTATGGCCTGCCCTACTCTGCCCCCCAAGTGGAAAGTGCCCTGACGTTGCGCCGCCGTATTCAACTGCCAGAGACCTACCGTGCTAGCCAAGAACCCCTCGTGCGCCAACACCAAACCCCCAATGGTCTAGTTGCCGATGTCTTTGTTCCCTTAACCTTCAATGGCGAAAACTTAGGGGTTGTTGCCCTGGGGATTAACCCAAACCCAACATTCATTGCTTCTGCCAATCTCACGCGGGATCTCACGATCGCTGTCTTTGTCTCCCTCTGGATCATGGTGATCTTGGGGGGGGTCTTCAATGCCCTCACCATTACCCAACCCATTAAAGAATTGGTGCAGGGGGTGAAAAACATTGCAGCGGGGAATTTTAAGCAACGTATTCACCTGCCCTTTGGCGGTGAACTGGGGGAGTTGATCACCAGCTTTAATGACATGGCTGAGCGCCTCGCCTCCTACGAGGCCCAAAACATTGAAGAACTCCAAGCCGAGAAAGCCAAACTGGATACCTTGGTGTCCACGATTGCAGATGGAGCAATTCTGTTAGATACCGACATGCGGATTATTCTTGTCAACCCCACAGCGCAGCGTCTTTTCAATTGGGAGGGGATGAACGTCATTGGCCAAAATGCCCTGGACTGCTTTCCAGCACCGGTGTGCGAAAAACTCACCTGTCCCCTTTACAAGGCCTCTCGCGGAGAGTCAGAAGGGGGAGAATTTCGGGTGACGCTGCAAGAACCTAGCTCGCGATCAGTACGGATTCTGCTGACAACGGTTATGGATGTGCAGCGGGAAAAGCCCAAAGGCATTGCGATTACGATTCAGGACATTACCCGGGAAGTGGAACTCAACGAAGCCAAAGCGCAATTGATTAGCAATGTTTCCCATGAGTTGCGGACACCTCTATTCAATATCAAATCAATCATCGAAACGATTCAAGAGTACGGCAGCAGCCTCAGCGAAAAAGAGCAACAGGAATTCCTAGAAACCGCTAACCACGAGACCGATCGCCTGACTCGCCTTGTCAATGATTTTCTCGATATTTCCCGCCTCGAATCGGGTCGCCCCTATCAGTTTGGCTCCGTACAGATGGCGCAGGTGATTGATCAGATCATGCGCACCTACCAACTCAATGCGGCCAATAAGTCCATTACCCTAACTGCCGAGGTGGAAAACCCCCTGCCACCGGTTTGGGGCAACTACGATCTGCTCATTGGTGCGCTCACTAACTTGGTGGGCAATGCTTTGAAATTTACACCCGAAAATGGACGGGTAACGATTCGTGCCTATGTCTGGCATCCCCCCAGCGATCCAGAGCAGGAACGGGTCCGCATTGAAGTGGCGGACACGGGTATGGGGATTGCCCCAGAGGATCAGCCCCGTGTTTTTGAACGCTTTTTCCGCGTCGAGAATCGCGTGCATACCCTAGAGGGGACGGGTCTGGGGTTGGCCATTGTCCAAGATATTATCCACAAGCACAATACGCAAATTCATTTAGTTAGTGAATTGGGGGTCGGTAGTACCTTTTGGTTTGATTTGGCCATTGATGAATCCGCCCTCATTGATAACCCTCATGGCACCGCTGAAACGGCGCTGCCCCCCGCTTAAAACGGGTAGATGGGAGCGATGCCCCCTTGCCAGTAACAACAAATCATCCGCTAAAATCTGAAGGCAAGAATCCATCACTCCTCACGCCAATGGCTGCTTGGGCTGGGCCCTGAGGAAAAAAATACAGGTTTTTGCATTTATTTTCATCTCAATCTAAAACTCGCTATTAAACATTGGAGTTGAGGAAGTGAAAACAAACTCGTTTACACCCGTTGCGATTCTATCTATTTTCAGCAGTACGGGGGTGGTGTTGCCTGCTTTAGGAATTCCGATTATCGCTCCCACCCAACAGGATATTCAGCCAGCCCTACCGGCTCCACCCCCTCTACCACCCACCTCACCGCCAGTTCTTGAACCGCCCCCCTCACTCCCTAGTCCACCCCCCGAGTCAGAAAATGTTTTAATACCTGTACGAAAAATTATTGTTGAAGGCAGCACCATCTTTGGGCCGGCAGTATTTGATCCAATTATCAAGCCCATCGAAGGGCGGCAGGTGACCCTCGCAGAGTTACAGGGAGCCGCCGATGCCATTACAAAACTCTATCTAGAGGGGGGCTATTTGACTTCTCGCGCCGTTTTGAAGGAGCAGGTGGCACGGGATGGGGTCATCACGATTCAAGTTCTTGAAGGCCGCCTAGAGGACATTCGTATTGAAGGCAATAAAGGAATTGTCCAGCGCTATATTCGCAGCCGTATTGCCCTTGGTGCAGGCGTGCCCCTCAATTCCAATCGCCTTGAAGAGCAGTTGCGTCTGTTGCGAACAGATCCGCTTTTTGCCAATCTTTCTGCGAGTTTGCGACCCGGCACGACACCCCAGGAGAGTATTTTGGTGGTACGGGTGGTACCTGCCCGCTGGCTGAATGCTGCTTTTGGTCTGGATAACAATACGCCGCCAGCGATCGCCCCGAATCGGACCACGGCCTTTTTGGGATACAACAACCTCAGTGGGCGCGGCGATAGTGTCTATGGCTCCTACGGCATCGGTAACAATCTAGGCACGTTTGATTGGGGAGCATCCAACACCGTGGAGTTTGGCTACAGCCTCCCCCTCAATGCCATGAATGGCACACTCACCATTCGCACCCTGCAAGCGGACAGCGAAATTACCCGCCCCCCGCCCTTGCGGCCCTTAATATTCGCAGTGAATCTTCGATTTACCAAGCCAGTTTTCGCCAACCAGTGATTCGCAATATCCGCGAGGAACTGGCCTTTGGCATTGGCTTCTTGATGCAGTCCGGGCAAACCTTTGTAGCGGGAATACCAGCCCCCATTTCCGCTGGAGCTGATGCTTCTGGCTACAGTGCTTCCCGTGTGCTAGAACTCACCCAAGAATATATTCGCCGCGACCCCCAAGGGGCATGGGTCTTTCGCTCGCAGTTTAACGTTGGCCTGCCCATTTTGGGGGCAACAGAAAATCCAAGTCCGCTACCGGATGGCACCTTT
Proteins encoded in this window:
- the atpB gene encoding F0F1 ATP synthase subunit A encodes the protein MMPLIDLWTALPLAKLEVGHHFYWYIGNLRVHGQVFITTWFVMAVLIAVAFAASRNIQRVPSGIQNLMEYALEFIRDLTKSQMGEHEYRAWVPFVGTLFLFIFVCNWSGALVPWKLIELPEGELAAPTNDINTTVALALLVSLAYFYAGLRKRGLKYFTKYIEPTPVLLPIAILEDFTKPLSLSFRLFGNILADELVVSVLVLLVPLFVPLPVMVLGLFTSAIQALVFSTLAATYIGEAMEGHGGDHEAAHS
- a CDS encoding STAS domain-containing protein is translated as MRAQSSAKEALISEPLALTQSLRGTREIRDNYQVFRLTGLIDAFSESAFRKVISKCFDDGPANVILDLSKIEFIDSSGLGILVQLAKKAQERQGQLQIVTNPRVTQTVKLVRLENFLSLQPDLATAIAKISGESPSQ
- a CDS encoding ribonuclease III domain-containing protein; amino-acid sequence: MVDHVRAESQARYMDFLWEYCTETERAIFRQGRNAAADGPKRVTAKIYRQATGFEALLGYLYLTNPQRLQEIFQLLAGHIRSEVENKRPATESPSEM
- a CDS encoding F0F1 ATP synthase subunit B', coding for MFDFDATLPLMALQFLILTVILNALLYKPLGQALDNRDEYIRTNLQQAKERLQQATELAQQYEQELASTRRQAQALIEEAKAEAQKIATAEIAEAQQAVQAELLKLQAEIDEQKQVTLQALEGQVASLSEQLLAKLLA
- a CDS encoding F0F1 ATP synthase subunit B, translating into MWVMDAVFLLATEEVGHFGINTNLLETNVINLAILIGVLVYFGRGVLGKTLGDRQKQIATAIAEAEERQKVAAARLAEAQQKLTQAKQEAQRIREEALARAKAAKEEIIAQAKREIERLKETASQDTSAATERAIAEIRERIAAMALAEAENQLKARLSQNPDLQRTLVDRSIALLGGK
- the atpA gene encoding F0F1 ATP synthase subunit alpha codes for the protein MVSIRPDEISSIIRQQIEQYEQSIKVDNVGTVLQVGDGIARVYGLDKVMASELVEFEDGTVGIALNLEEDNVGVVLMGDGLGIEEGSTVRATGKIASIPVGEAAIGRVVDALMRPIDGKGEIHTTQTRLIESPAPGIVQRKSVCEPLQTGITAIDAMIPIGRGQRELIIGDRQTGKTAVAIDTILNQKGQDVICVYVAIGQKASSVAQVVNVLRERGALDYTIVIAANASDPAALQYLAPYTGATIAEYFMYQGKHTLVVYDDLSKQAQAYRQMSLLLRRPPGREAYPGDVFYLHSRLLERAAKLNDALGGGSMTALPVVETQAGDVSAYIPTNVISITDGQIFLSSDLFNAGLRPAINAGISVSRVGSAAQIKAMKQVAGKLKLELAQFDELQAFAQFASDLDKATQNQLARGQRLREILKQPQYSPIPVEYQVATIYAGTNGYLDDIPVEAVAKFVAGLRDYLHTNKPEYGEIIRTTQKLDEKAEALLKAAIAEYKAAFSA
- the atpH gene encoding ATP synthase F1 subunit delta; protein product: MMQTTVRGEVVEPYAEALLSLAQAHNLIDQFQQDTQLILELLASSSELQQFLANPLIKPEAKKNVLRQLTVDKVHGYFLNFLMLLVDRRRINFLGSICEQYRALVRKLRNVALAEVTSVVELNDDQRRAVVEKVKTITGAADVELVTACDPELIGGVVIKVGSQIFDASLRGQLRRLSVTLAQAA
- a CDS encoding ATP synthase subunit I: MVEFYQLCRELFTTTLVLMAIAFGAVWLIYGLNTALNYLLGASASLIYLRLLARSVERLGNDQKKLGKAQLLVVVVVMIVAARWQALQIIPVFLGFLTYKAALLVHLLRGILPSP
- the atpE gene encoding ATP synthase F0 subunit C, producing the protein MNPLIASASVLAAALAIGLASLGPGLAQGNASGQALEGIARQPEAEGKIRGTLLLSLAFMESLTIYGLVIALVLLFANPFAS